The sequence ATGCGCGCGGGTTAGATTATTCCAAATTCCGTCTGCAACCGTCGGACGATCCCCTGCAACCCATTTCCCACTTTACGGATGTAAACGAACAGAAAAAACGCAAGTTTCTAAGTTGCTATGTTACCCGCACGACTTTGGAAACGGATAAAATTTTGCGCGAGAACTTCCAACGCTCCGCTATGTATAGCGGAAATATCCATGGCTTGGGGCCGCGGTATTGTCCGTCGGTAGAAGACAAAATTAAAAAATTTCCCGATGTTACCAGCCACCCGCTCTTTTTAGAGCCCGAAGGGTTTGATACCGAGGAGTATTATATCCAAGGTTTTTCTACCAGTATGCCCGAAGAAGTACAGCGCGCCCTTATTAAATCTGTTCCCGGTATGGAAAATGCCACTATCACGCGCCCCGGATATGCTATCGAGTACGATTTTTCCGACCCGATGGATCTTTACCCTCACTTGGAAAGCAAGCGTATTCCCGGCCTGTTTATGGCAGGGCAAATTAACGGCACCACCGGCTATGAAGAAGCCGGCGGACAGGGGCTGATTGCCGGTATCAATGCGGCGCGTAAAGTGCAAGGCAAAGAGCCTTTCGTCTTGCGCCGCGACGAAGCCTATATCGGGGTGTTGATTGATGACCTGGTCAACAAAGGGGTCAATGAGCCTTACCGCATGTTTACTTCCCGCGCGGAATATCGTATTTTACTCCGTAATGATAATGCCGACTTGCGCCTTACTCCTCATGCGTTGGAATTGGGTATGTTGGACGAAAAATACAAAGTGCCCTTTGAAAAATACCGTGCCCTTACGCAAAAACTAATCGAACACCCCAATGCCGATGTAACGCAAGAACTGGCGGACGATTTTGCCCCGTGGACGGTGGAAAAAGCCCGTACCCATGCGGATATTCATTTGAAGTATGCCGGTTATTACGAACGGAATAAAAAAGATGCCCAGCGCTTGGCGGATATGGACGCCGTTAAAATTCCCGAAGGGTTCGACCCTTCCGCGGTGCGCGGTATTTTGTTTGAAAGTTCCCAAAAATTACGCGAAGTAAAACCGCAAACCTTGGGCCAAGCCAGCCGTATCCCGGGGGTAACGCCGGCCGATATTCAGTTGTTGGCCGTACACATAGAACGCTTTAGGAGGCTGAAAAATGTTCAAAAAACTAACTGATTTTGCCCAAAGCGTCTGTTTGACCGTTAGCGAAGAACAAGCCAAACTGTTGGTTGCTTATGCGGAGCGTGTGTGGCAGAAAAAAGATTTTTTGAATTTAACCAGTGCCGCTGATTTGCAGGAAGTCCTCTCCCGCCATATTTGCGACGGGCTCGCAGGAGCCGCCAAAGTGTATGCCATGTCCCGTGTAAAAGGATTGGAAACTTTTACCTTGGCCGATGTCGGCTCGGGGGCGGGGTATATCGGCTTAACCATGGCGATATCCTTGCCTCAAGCGCAAATAACCTTGGTGGAAAGCATCGAAAAACGCTGTTCGTTTATGAACTGGGCCATTATGAATTTGGGCCTTAAAAATGTGAAAGTAAAAAATGCGCGTTTAGGTCAACACGGTCATTTCCAGTTTGATTTCGTAACCGAACGCGCGATGGGCCAACTTCCCGATATTTTGGGAATTTGTTTGAGTGCCGTTCGCCCGGGCGGGGTATTTATGGCCTACCAGGGGGAACACCCGCAGGCCGACCAAACCGACCCGGCCAAATACGGTGCGCAATTGCTGGGCGTGGAAAAATATACACTCCCTGCCGATGACAAAAAAAGACATTTTACCTTATTTGGAAAGAACGAGTAATGGATATTGTTAGGAAGATAACGGTTATTTTATGGATTTTAGCGGGCATGCTCATCATGCCGCCGCTTCTGCGCTCTTTTGGCTTAAAACCTGCCGAAATGGTGAAATCCTTTTTCTCTTCCAAAACCGAAACCCCTTCCGCCCAACAGGATCTCGCAAAAGAAGCACCTGTTCCTGCCGAAGAAAAACCTGCAGAAAAGCCGAAACCGCTTGCCCATGAAGAAGAAATGCAACCTTACGACCCGGAAGATGAAAAAGCCTTTAACGAGATGATTTCCGGGTTGGAAGAAATATCCCATGTAGCGCCCGAACGGGGATTGGAACTGTTGCCCACGCAAGTACACCGTCCGGCTGATTCCGCCAAAAAGGTGCGTTGGTCTCCGCCGCCTCCCGGTTTTTTAACGGACGATACTTTTAACTATCTTATTTATCGGGAAAAAAATCCCGTTACGCCCAAAATTAAAACCGTGCTCGACACTATCCACGGGAATTTAATGTTGGACTTAACCCCCTTTACCATTTTGATTAAGCCCAATAAAATTTTGGTAATGATTTTCGGCCGAAAAGAAAGTTACATGGATTTTACCAAACACCCTTCGTGGTCGGGGGCATCGTCGGATTTGCGCTCCGATACTATGTATGTAATCGAAGGACACGATTTTTATGCCTTATCCGTACACGAACTCACCCACCTTTATTTTGACGGATACTTTTTGCCTACCATTTCGCCGTTGTGGCTTTCGGAAGGCATGGCTGTTTATATGCAGATTCACTCCACAAAGCAAAAACCGGGGTGGTTGGATAGAAGTATGCGCCGCATCGTAAAGGGGGATATTATCCCGTTGGAGGAGATGACGGTTACCGAGGACTTAAGTTCCCTTTCCACGCGACAGGCCGAATTGTGGTACACGCAGGCTTACAGTTTAATGGATTATTTACTTAACAAACGCACCCGCGACGAATTTTATAAATTTTGTAATGAACTGAAGGCCAAAACGCCTATTCATCAGGCCTTGTATCGTGCCTATGGTATGCCTTTTAACAAAGTGAGCGTGCTTCAAAATGTATGGTTGCACGAACTTCAACGGGCTTATAAAGCGGGGGAAATCTTGCAGCAAAAACCTGCTCCCAAGCACGCCCCGCATCACACAGGGAAACCGCCGCGCACCTCACCGCCGCCCAAACCGAGCGCAAAACCGCCCCACCGAAAAGGGCCGCCGCCACCTCCTAAAAAAACGAAAATAAACAAATTGGAGATGGTACCCACCAATGCATATAAGGGAGGATTTTAATGAATCAAATTTGGACGCATATTCCTATCATGGCGCCAGAAATTGCCGACTTGTTGCTGACCAACCCTTCCGGTGTGTATGTGGACGGTACGCTGGGGTTAGGGGGACATACCAAGTACTTTTTATCCCGTTTGTCCGCCCAAGCGCGCGTTTTAGGGTTTGATAAAGACGAGGAAGCCTTGAAAATGGCCCAAGAACGGGTGGGAGATGCCCGCCTGCAGGTTTATCACAAAAGTTACACAGAAGCCCCGCAAGTGCTTCAAGAATTGGGCATTGGCGGCGCGGACGGAGCATTATTTGATTTAGGTTTGAGTTCTTATCAGTTGGATAACCCTGCCCGCGGTTTTAGCATCATGGGAAACGGCCCTTTGGATATGCGTTTTGATTTACAAAACCCGCTTTCGGCATCGGTAATCGTAAACACTTGGCCCATGGCCGAGTTGGAAAGAATTTTGAAAGATTACGGCGAAGAACGCAACTATACCAAAATCGCTTTGGCTATTATGCGTGCCCGCAAAGAAGCCCCCATTGAAACCACCGAACAGTTAAAAAATGTGGTGGAAAGTGTTTGCCCTCGCCACGGTAAAACCCACCCGGCTACGCAAACTTTCCAAGCCTTGCGTATTGCTTGTAACCAGGAACTCCAAACGGTGGAAACGGTGCTTAATTCGTTGGGGGCAATCCTTCGTCCCGGCGGGAGAGCCGCCGTGCTAACCTTTCACTCATTGGAAGACCGCTTGGTAAAAAATTATTTTAAGATGCTTTCCAAAACGGGCGATTGGAAACTGATTAACAAACATGCTTTGGCTCCTTCTTACGAAGAAGTACGCCAAAACCGTCGTTCCCGCAGTGCCAAATTACGGGTGATAGAGAGAATAAAATGAAGAAATATTTTGTCTTGTTGTTTGTTTTGTGTCTGTTTGTATTTGGGGTAGCGGTACTTCGCACCGAAATAAACCGTTCCGGGCGCGAAATCAGCCACTTGCAAAACGAAGTGGAAGTGAAAGAAGCCCGTAACCAATATTTGCAGTTGCAAATTTCCCGTTTGGCAAGCCCCGGCAATATTTCTGCCTTGGCACAGGAAAAATTGGGTTTGGTTCCGGCTAAACCCCACCAAGTGATTATATTGGATAATAAATAATATGTTTAAGAAAAAATCTTCTTCCCCGTTCGTGTTTAATGTTAAAAAACGTATGCGCGTGATAGGGTTGTGTATTTTGGTTTCTCCGCTTATTATTTTCAGCAGGCTTTTTTATGTGCAGACATTTCTGTATGAAGAATATTCCTCGCAGGCGGAAAAATCTATTTATACCTATTTGGCCGAAGACCGTTTGAGAGGGAAAATTTTAGATGTGAACGGACGCGAGTTGGCGGAGTCCGTGCGGACACATTCTTGCGGTATCAGCAAGAAATATGTGAAAGATAAAAATAAAACCATTTCCTTTCTGGCGGAAACATTGGGCATGAGCAAAAAAGAAATCACGGACGAGTGGAATAAACCTAATCGTAAGTTCTTTTTTGTCGCTAAGAAAATCAAGCCGGATAATTACATTAAAATTTCCAAAATCTTGCGTACTCCTTTGGGCCAAGGGTTAGATTTAACCCCGGAATACGAGCGTATCCACCCGTATGGGGAAAGCGCGTTGGATATCGTCGGTGCGGCAAATTCCAAAAATTTAGGGCTTTCCGGAGTGGAACAAATGTTCAACCGCGAACTCAGCCAAGACATCAGCAAAAAACGCGCTAAACGGGTGCGCCGCGGCGAGATTATTTACGACCGTAAACTAAAAGAAGAACTTTCCGTGGCCAATGTTTATTTAACCATTGACGAAGTGGCCCAATACTATGTGGAAACGGCCCTTAAAAAGGCTGTGGAAAATGTAGGTGCGGAACATGGTATTGCGCTGGTGCAGGAACCTTCTACCGGTAAAATTTTGGCGGCGGCTTCCTTTTTTGAAGAAAACGGAAAATATGTTATTAAGGACGGACAATCGTTAGCGTTCCAATTTGCATATGAACCGGGCTCTACTTTTAAGACCATTGCTATTGCTTCGGCGTTAGATGCAGGCGCGGTGAACATCACCGACAGTATTGATATGGAAAATCGCCGTTGGGAAGTGGCCCGCGGTTTTACCGTGCGTGATAATCAGCACGATAAAGACTATCTTTCCATACCGGAAATTATGCAACTTTCTTCCAATATCGGGGCCGGTAAAATTGCCGTGGAAATGGGGGCCAAGGAACTTTATAAATATATTAAAAGTTTCGGTTTCGGTACCAAAACGGATATCAATTTCCGCGGGGAATCTAAAGGGAGCGTGTTGGCTTATAACAAATGGACGCGGGTGGACTTGGCCACCAAAGGATATGGCTATGGGGTGCTTTTAACACCTATACAGTTAATCGGGGCTTATTCCGCTATTGCCAACGGGGGAACTTTGATGCAACCGCACCTGATTGACCGCGTGGAATATGCGGGCGGCAAGGTGGAAAAACGCTCCAAACCCGTTAAAATCCGCCGCGTGCTGACGCAGGAAACCACCGATATTATGAAAAAAGTTCTCCAAAGTGTAGTGGAAAACGGTTCGGGTAAGCGTGCGCAAATTACCGGTTACAATGTTGCCGGTAAAACGGGGACTGCAGAAAAATTAAGTAAAGAAGGAACCTACGGCAAGAGAAACCACGTGGTTTCCTTCTGCGGGTTTGTGCCGGTGGCAGACCCTCAATTTACCATTTTGATTATTTTGGATAATCCCACCAAATACACTTTCGGTGGTACGGCAGCGGCTCCCGTATTTAAGGAAATTGCCGAACGCTTGCTTGTAATGAAAGGCGTAAAGCCCGACCAGGTAGATTTTGAATAATTTACAGATTTATAAGAAGGAGAAGTAAAGAAATGAAACTTAATTTAGCACTTCATAAAATCGCGGAGATTATGCGCGCAGAGTTGTTTTCAAACGACCCCGAGCAAAAAGTATCTTCGTTCGTTACCGACAGCCGCGTAGTTTCGCCCGGAGATGCCTTTATTGCATTAAGAGGGCAAAAGCACGATGCGCGGGCGTTTATCCCTCAAGTATTGGAAAAAGGTGCCGCCGTAGTGGTGGCGGAAGCCGAAGGATTTACTGTCCCCCGGGACACAAAGGCTTCTTTTCTGTTGGTGGAAAATGCCTTAAAATCTTTACAGGCCCTTTCCAAATATCACCGCATGAACAGTACCTTAAAAGTGGCGGCCATTACAGGTTCCAACGGTAAAAGTACTACCAAACAAATGTTGCGTGCCATCTGTCAAACGGCAGGGGAAACCGTGGCCAATATGGGAAATTTTAACAATCAATTTGGGGTTCCTTTTTCCCTCTTGGAAATTCAACCCAAGCACGAGTACGGCGTCTTTGAGTTGGGGGCTTCTCACCCCGGGGATATTGAGGAAATTGCCTCCTTGGCTGTGCCCGATGTGGCGGTAATTACCAATGTGGCGCCGGCGCATTTGGAATTTTTTCACGATTTGCAAACCGTCTATCAAACCAAAACCGAAATTGCCAAATGCTTAAACTATGGCGGTACTTTGGTGTATAACGCCGACGACGAAATGTTAAGCCGCCTCAAAACGGAATTTAAGGGGAAAAGTATTTCCTTTGGTTTTGCTCCCGGGGCGGATTTGCAAATTCTGGAAACAGAAGTTTTTTCCTTCATTTATAAAGGTGAAGCCTATATCGTGGATATCAAGTTGGAACGCCACGATAAACTAAACGCGGCGGCTGCCGCGGCTGCGGCGATTGCCTTGGGGCTTTTTATGGACAATATCCAAAAAGGTCTCTTGTCTTTTACGCCGATGCCTATGCGTTTGGAACGGGTGGAAAAAAACGGTATCCGCTTTATTTTAGATTGTTACAACGCCAACCCGGCCAGTATGAAAAACGCTTTGGAAATTTTAGGGCGGGAAAAAGTCCTTCCCCGGGTGGCCGTACTGGGAGATATGAAGGAACTAGGCGAAAATGCTAAAGAATATCACCGTTTGGTAGCGCAGCAAGTGCTTGCTAACGGTGTGGAAAGTGTATTTTTAGCCGGGGAACAAATGCAGTATGCGTACGAAGTATTGCAAAATAATCCTGCCGTTAAATGCTTCTACGGGCTTACCCCGCAAGCCTGGACGCAAGACTTGGCCCTCACCTTAAAAGATGGGGGCACGTGCCTGGTGAAAGCCTCGCGCTCGATGAATTTTGAAAATATCTTAAAGGAGATCTAACCCATGCTGTATTATTTGTCACTGTTCAAAGATGATATTAGTTTTCTAAATATCTTCAGTTACATTACCTTTCGCACGGGCGCGGCGATTTTCACCTCGTTCCTGCTTACGCTTCTTATCGGGCCGAAAGTGGTGGCTAAATTGCGTTCTTATAAAATTCAACAAATCGAGCGCGAATACGGGCCGGCTTCCCACTTATCCAAAAGCGGAACTCCCACCATGGGCGGTATCTTAATTTTTATCAGTTTAATTGCCAGCGTACTTTTATGGGCACGGTTGGACAGCAATTACATTTGGTTACTTGTTTTTACCACCTTTACTTTGGGCGTTGCCGGTGTGATGGACGATTACACAAAACTCGTTAAAAAGAATCCGGAAGGTATGAAATCTTCCATTAAATTGGCAATTCAACTTTTTACGGCTGTGGTGGTGGTGGGCTATTTGGCCCTTAACCCGCCCAACGGAGAATACAGCACTTCCCTGATTATTCCGTATATGAGCAAAATGTTTATTGATTTGTCCGTCTTTTACTTTGCTTTTGCCATGCTGATTATTGTGGGTTCCTCCAATGCTACCAACCTGACAGACGGCTTGGACGGGTTAGCCAGCGGGTGCATGGTTTTTACGGCGGCCACTTATGCTATTTTTGCCTACTTGGCGGGAAACATCAACTTTGCCGATTATCTAAAAATTATTTATGTGCCCGGTGCGGGAGAAATCACGGTGTTTATGGGCGCGTTAATCGGGGCTTGTTTGGGCTTCTTGTGGTTTAATGCGTACCCTGCCCAAGTGTTTATGGGCGATACGAGTTCTTTGTTTTTAGGGGGGGTAATCGGCACGGCGGCTTTGTGCGTAAAACAAGAACTCCTGCTGCCTATTGCGGGGGGTATTTTCGTATTGGAAACGCTTTCCGTTATGCTTCAAATGGGGTATTTTAAGTTAACTCACGGTAAGCGTCTTTTTAAGATGGCTCCGATACATCACCATTTTGAACTGTTAGGTGTACCGGAACCGAAAGTAATTGTACGGTTTTGGATTATCGGCGCAATGCTGATGTTATTGGCGTTGGCTTCGTTAAAAATCAGGTAATAGTTATGCCTACTTTATTTAATAACTCGTCTCGACGGCGCAATACCTATATCAAAAAATCTCCGGGGATTTTTTCGGGGAGGGACTCGTTCCGCCCGGAACCGAATAAAGACGATTGGCATTTCTTAAAATTGGATATGCCTATCGCGTTTATTGTATGCGCGTTTGTATTATCCGGGCTTATTTTTACTTATTCTTCCAGCGCTTTCGATTCCACTTCCTTTTTCACGCGCCAGTTGGTATTTGATATTATCGGTGTAAGTGCGGCATTGTTTTTATCGCAGTTTTATTCCAAGTTAATAAAAGTAAAGTTTTTATCGCCTGCGGTGCTGCTGGGTATTTCTTGGGTGTTGCTGGTGATTGTGCTTTTCTCGCGCGAACAGGCCAATGTGCACCGTTGGATTGATTTAGGTTTCTTTAAGGTGCAACCTTCCGAAATTGCCAAAGTAACTTTGGTTATTTACATCGCGCATTATTTGGACAGTGTTACCGGTAAAATAGCCAAAAATATAAAACTTCTTTTTAAGCCCATAATTGTAGCAGGTATTACGCTTGCTTTGATTTTGGCGGAAAAAGATATCGGCACGCCGACCTTAATGGGAGTTGCCTTTTTGTTTATGCTTATTATTGCCGGTATGACCTTTAAGCAATTTCTTAAAATCTCTGCGTGTTTGGCTCCGTTTGCTATCGGGTTGGCAGTCCATCAGTTATTTATGGTTGATTATCGTCGTAGGCGCATCATGATTTTCTTAGATCCTTTTTCCGATTTGGGAGGGGACGGATACCAGTTGGGCCATTCGTTGTATGCGGTGGCTTCCGGCGGGTGGTTCGGTAAAGGAATTGGAAACAGCGAACTGAAATTGGAATATCTGCCCGCCGCCCATACGGACTTTATTTTTTCCGTTATGTGCGAAGAACTCGGGTTGTTTATCGGGACTATTATTTTGGTTTTTTTCTGTTGGTTTTTATGCCGCGGAATTGCCCTTGCGTGTGTAGCCAAAAAACATGTCCACGCGTACACCATTTTCGGCCTTACCATTACAATTTGTATGCAGGCTTTTTTTAATATGGCTATGGCGATCGGGTTACTGCCTACCAAAGGGATAGCTTTTCCGTTTTATTCCTATGGCGGGTCGTCGGTTATTATGACCTTGGCCATGGTCGGTATTATCTTTAATTTGGCGGCGGTGGATAATACCCAAAAAAATCTCCGTCAAGATATTTCACAATATAAGAACAGGAATAAATAATTATGAACAGACGCTTTTTGATTGCTTCCGGCGGAACCGGCGGCCATTTTTACCCG comes from Elusimicrobium sp. and encodes:
- the mnmG gene encoding tRNA uridine-5-carboxymethylaminomethyl(34) synthesis enzyme MnmG, which codes for MFVCEEKYDVIVIGGGHAGCEAALASAKLGAKTLLLTQSLDTVAQMSCNPSIGGIAKGQIVREIDALGGAMGRVTDYSALHYHMLNTGKGPAVHSPRVQCDKKVYQFTFKHLLELQPNLDIMQDEAVQIATTDNGVGGVRTLRNTFYQAKTVILTCGTFLAGSIHIGTEQFRGGRYNDMPSDELAKDLREGLGLNILRFKTGTPMRINARGLDYSKFRLQPSDDPLQPISHFTDVNEQKKRKFLSCYVTRTTLETDKILRENFQRSAMYSGNIHGLGPRYCPSVEDKIKKFPDVTSHPLFLEPEGFDTEEYYIQGFSTSMPEEVQRALIKSVPGMENATITRPGYAIEYDFSDPMDLYPHLESKRIPGLFMAGQINGTTGYEEAGGQGLIAGINAARKVQGKEPFVLRRDEAYIGVLIDDLVNKGVNEPYRMFTSRAEYRILLRNDNADLRLTPHALELGMLDEKYKVPFEKYRALTQKLIEHPNADVTQELADDFAPWTVEKARTHADIHLKYAGYYERNKKDAQRLADMDAVKIPEGFDPSAVRGILFESSQKLREVKPQTLGQASRIPGVTPADIQLLAVHIERFRRLKNVQKTN
- a CDS encoding UDP-N-acetylmuramoyl-tripeptide--D-alanyl-D-alanine ligase; this encodes MKLNLALHKIAEIMRAELFSNDPEQKVSSFVTDSRVVSPGDAFIALRGQKHDARAFIPQVLEKGAAVVVAEAEGFTVPRDTKASFLLVENALKSLQALSKYHRMNSTLKVAAITGSNGKSTTKQMLRAICQTAGETVANMGNFNNQFGVPFSLLEIQPKHEYGVFELGASHPGDIEEIASLAVPDVAVITNVAPAHLEFFHDLQTVYQTKTEIAKCLNYGGTLVYNADDEMLSRLKTEFKGKSISFGFAPGADLQILETEVFSFIYKGEAYIVDIKLERHDKLNAAAAAAAAIALGLFMDNIQKGLLSFTPMPMRLERVEKNGIRFILDCYNANPASMKNALEILGREKVLPRVAVLGDMKELGENAKEYHRLVAQQVLANGVESVFLAGEQMQYAYEVLQNNPAVKCFYGLTPQAWTQDLALTLKDGGTCLVKASRSMNFENILKEI
- the rsmG gene encoding 16S rRNA (guanine(527)-N(7))-methyltransferase RsmG, translated to MFKKLTDFAQSVCLTVSEEQAKLLVAYAERVWQKKDFLNLTSAADLQEVLSRHICDGLAGAAKVYAMSRVKGLETFTLADVGSGAGYIGLTMAISLPQAQITLVESIEKRCSFMNWAIMNLGLKNVKVKNARLGQHGHFQFDFVTERAMGQLPDILGICLSAVRPGGVFMAYQGEHPQADQTDPAKYGAQLLGVEKYTLPADDKKRHFTLFGKNE
- a CDS encoding penicillin-binding protein 2, translating into MFKKKSSSPFVFNVKKRMRVIGLCILVSPLIIFSRLFYVQTFLYEEYSSQAEKSIYTYLAEDRLRGKILDVNGRELAESVRTHSCGISKKYVKDKNKTISFLAETLGMSKKEITDEWNKPNRKFFFVAKKIKPDNYIKISKILRTPLGQGLDLTPEYERIHPYGESALDIVGAANSKNLGLSGVEQMFNRELSQDISKKRAKRVRRGEIIYDRKLKEELSVANVYLTIDEVAQYYVETALKKAVENVGAEHGIALVQEPSTGKILAAASFFEENGKYVIKDGQSLAFQFAYEPGSTFKTIAIASALDAGAVNITDSIDMENRRWEVARGFTVRDNQHDKDYLSIPEIMQLSSNIGAGKIAVEMGAKELYKYIKSFGFGTKTDINFRGESKGSVLAYNKWTRVDLATKGYGYGVLLTPIQLIGAYSAIANGGTLMQPHLIDRVEYAGGKVEKRSKPVKIRRVLTQETTDIMKKVLQSVVENGSGKRAQITGYNVAGKTGTAEKLSKEGTYGKRNHVVSFCGFVPVADPQFTILIILDNPTKYTFGGTAAAPVFKEIAERLLVMKGVKPDQVDFE
- a CDS encoding cell division protein FtsW, which translates into the protein MPTLFNNSSRRRNTYIKKSPGIFSGRDSFRPEPNKDDWHFLKLDMPIAFIVCAFVLSGLIFTYSSSAFDSTSFFTRQLVFDIIGVSAALFLSQFYSKLIKVKFLSPAVLLGISWVLLVIVLFSREQANVHRWIDLGFFKVQPSEIAKVTLVIYIAHYLDSVTGKIAKNIKLLFKPIIVAGITLALILAEKDIGTPTLMGVAFLFMLIIAGMTFKQFLKISACLAPFAIGLAVHQLFMVDYRRRRIMIFLDPFSDLGGDGYQLGHSLYAVASGGWFGKGIGNSELKLEYLPAAHTDFIFSVMCEELGLFIGTIILVFFCWFLCRGIALACVAKKHVHAYTIFGLTITICMQAFFNMAMAIGLLPTKGIAFPFYSYGGSSVIMTLAMVGIIFNLAAVDNTQKNLRQDISQYKNRNK
- a CDS encoding phospho-N-acetylmuramoyl-pentapeptide-transferase, with product MLYYLSLFKDDISFLNIFSYITFRTGAAIFTSFLLTLLIGPKVVAKLRSYKIQQIEREYGPASHLSKSGTPTMGGILIFISLIASVLLWARLDSNYIWLLVFTTFTLGVAGVMDDYTKLVKKNPEGMKSSIKLAIQLFTAVVVVGYLALNPPNGEYSTSLIIPYMSKMFIDLSVFYFAFAMLIIVGSSNATNLTDGLDGLASGCMVFTAATYAIFAYLAGNINFADYLKIIYVPGAGEITVFMGALIGACLGFLWFNAYPAQVFMGDTSSLFLGGVIGTAALCVKQELLLPIAGGIFVLETLSVMLQMGYFKLTHGKRLFKMAPIHHHFELLGVPEPKVIVRFWIIGAMLMLLALASLKIR
- the rsmH gene encoding 16S rRNA (cytosine(1402)-N(4))-methyltransferase RsmH, which translates into the protein MNQIWTHIPIMAPEIADLLLTNPSGVYVDGTLGLGGHTKYFLSRLSAQARVLGFDKDEEALKMAQERVGDARLQVYHKSYTEAPQVLQELGIGGADGALFDLGLSSYQLDNPARGFSIMGNGPLDMRFDLQNPLSASVIVNTWPMAELERILKDYGEERNYTKIALAIMRARKEAPIETTEQLKNVVESVCPRHGKTHPATQTFQALRIACNQELQTVETVLNSLGAILRPGGRAAVLTFHSLEDRLVKNYFKMLSKTGDWKLINKHALAPSYEEVRQNRRSRSAKLRVIERIK